One Candidatus Cardinium hertigii DNA window includes the following coding sequences:
- a CDS encoding deoxycytidylate deaminase: protein MDKNNITETYDYHTTFIKSAMELAEHSPCIKKKVGAVLVEGGHIIATGHNGPPFGTYHCEEMALTTGCPRSIRGGCALSIHAEQNTILKALGSSLNLKGSTLYVTLSPCLPCARIIFGVGIAKVVYKDSYATYKQLAIEEGLNFLHAYGITVEKYDL from the coding sequence ATGGATAAGAACAATATTACAGAAACATATGATTATCATACTACATTTATAAAATCCGCTATGGAATTAGCAGAACATTCTCCTTGTATAAAGAAAAAAGTAGGCGCTGTATTAGTAGAAGGAGGTCATATTATAGCCACAGGGCATAATGGGCCACCCTTTGGAACCTATCATTGTGAAGAAATGGCGCTTACTACGGGTTGTCCCAGAAGCATAAGAGGCGGTTGTGCCTTGTCGATTCATGCAGAACAAAACACTATTTTAAAAGCATTAGGCAGTTCCCTTAATTTAAAAGGCAGCACGTTATATGTTACGCTTTCCCCTTGTTTACCTTGTGCACGCATCATATTTGGGGTAGGCATCGCCAAAGTAGTTTATAAGGATTCCTATGCAACCTATAAGCAGCTAGCTATTGAGGAAGGATTGAACTTTCTCCATGCTTATGGTATAACAGTAGAAAAATATGACCTTTAA
- the murD gene encoding UDP-N-acetylmuramoyl-L-alanine--D-glutamate ligase, with product MKLAILGGGESGTGAALLAQKKGWNVFVSDSIRIATVYKKMLIEHRIPYEEGFHTLAKIADADEVVKSPGIPNQSLIIQQLKKRFIPIIDEIEFAARYAKGKIIAVTGSNGKSTTTYLIYHLLKEAGYQVAVVGNVGHSFAICLTEMDYHYYVIELSSFQLEHMQQFKAAIACLLNITPDHLDRYDYSMEAYVKAKLNIIRNMTAADHFIYPKEDPFLQHYLPPSYKVAPQCYPIAPIQPAVRSGNQQAWYFAVQNHVFTIDRHLLPLQGIHNQYNATVAITAALLSGVTPDRIVTALPTFRGLPHRLEWCGAPRGVDCYNDSKATNVASTMVALHSFYSPVIWIAGGQDKGNDYTALLPLVQEKVKAIICLGKDNRLLFHALRSLAIPIYETKQIAEALRIALSVALPGEVILLSPACASFDLFKNFEERGNQFKESVREIAAML from the coding sequence ATGAAATTAGCTATACTCGGTGGGGGTGAAAGTGGTACAGGTGCTGCACTTTTAGCCCAAAAAAAAGGATGGAATGTTTTTGTTTCAGATAGCATTCGTATAGCTACGGTTTATAAAAAGATGCTCATTGAGCATAGGATTCCTTATGAAGAAGGCTTCCATACGCTAGCAAAGATAGCAGATGCCGATGAAGTAGTTAAAAGTCCCGGTATTCCTAATCAATCGCTTATCATTCAACAATTAAAAAAACGTTTCATCCCCATTATAGATGAAATAGAATTTGCTGCACGCTATGCAAAAGGCAAAATCATAGCGGTTACAGGTTCAAATGGAAAAAGCACTACTACGTATTTGATCTATCATTTGCTAAAAGAGGCTGGTTATCAAGTGGCGGTAGTAGGTAATGTAGGGCATAGCTTTGCAATATGCCTTACGGAAATGGATTACCATTATTACGTAATAGAGCTATCTAGTTTTCAACTAGAGCATATGCAACAATTCAAAGCAGCTATTGCCTGCCTATTAAATATTACACCTGACCATTTAGATCGCTATGATTATTCTATGGAGGCCTATGTAAAAGCCAAATTGAATATCATACGCAATATGACAGCAGCTGATCATTTCATCTATCCTAAGGAGGACCCTTTTCTACAGCATTACCTCCCTCCCTCATACAAAGTAGCCCCGCAATGCTACCCTATTGCACCTATACAACCTGCTGTACGCTCTGGCAACCAGCAGGCATGGTATTTTGCTGTCCAAAATCATGTTTTTACCATTGATCGCCATCTACTTCCTTTACAAGGAATTCATAATCAGTATAATGCTACAGTAGCCATTACAGCAGCGTTACTGTCGGGGGTTACTCCAGACCGCATTGTTACCGCGTTGCCTACTTTTCGTGGGTTACCCCATCGTTTAGAATGGTGCGGGGCTCCACGAGGGGTGGACTGCTATAATGATTCCAAAGCTACGAATGTTGCCTCTACTATGGTAGCCTTACATAGTTTCTATAGTCCTGTTATTTGGATAGCAGGTGGACAGGACAAAGGTAATGATTATACGGCATTGTTGCCGCTTGTGCAAGAAAAAGTAAAGGCCATTATCTGTTTAGGTAAAGATAACCGATTGTTGTTTCATGCCTTGCGTTCCTTAGCAATACCCATCTATGAAACAAAGCAAATAGCCGAGGCCTTGCGGATTGCACTTTCTGTAGCACTACCTGGGGAAGTAATTCTTTTATCGCCTGCTTGTGCTAGTTTTGATTTGTTTAAAAATTTCGAGGAGCGGGGAAATCAGTTTAAGGAAAGTGTAAGAGAAATAGCAGCTATGCTGTAG
- a CDS encoding DUF502 domain-containing protein has translation MRGEQSLINRLLHYFFRGVLLFIPLGGTLYFISLVLRKIDGIANFSSIPGLGMLIIIVVLTLLGYVGTALLVKSAFSFTEALIQKVPFIRVLYASLKDLTTAFVNSSSKGKFDRPVMVLMDRSMQIYRIGFITKSSLEVLAMPDYIAVYFPNSYDLSGLLLMLPPTLVTPLDLPSAEVMRFILSGGIATFEKEKPTNSTKDNDSEQKNCNE, from the coding sequence ATGCGAGGCGAACAATCCTTGATTAACCGGCTGTTGCATTATTTTTTTAGGGGAGTATTGTTATTCATCCCATTAGGGGGAACGCTCTATTTTATTTCGCTTGTTTTACGCAAGATAGATGGTATAGCTAACTTTAGCTCTATTCCAGGGCTAGGTATGCTTATTATCATTGTAGTACTGACTTTATTAGGGTATGTAGGTACGGCTTTATTGGTAAAGTCTGCCTTTAGCTTTACAGAGGCGCTAATTCAAAAAGTTCCATTTATTCGTGTACTGTATGCTTCCTTAAAGGATCTTACGACTGCTTTTGTAAACAGCAGTAGCAAAGGCAAGTTTGATCGACCTGTTATGGTATTAATGGATCGATCCATGCAAATCTATAGAATAGGTTTTATTACAAAGTCTTCTTTAGAAGTGCTTGCCATGCCCGATTATATAGCCGTTTACTTTCCTAATTCTTATGATTTGAGTGGTCTGCTTCTTATGTTACCACCTACCTTGGTTACGCCTTTGGATTTACCAAGTGCAGAAGTGATGCGGTTTATCCTATCTGGGGGAATTGCTACTTTCGAAAAAGAGAAGCCTACTAATTCTACAAAAGATAATGACTCAGAGCAAAAGAATTGTAATGAGTAG